The Kluyveromyces marxianus DMKU3-1042 DNA, complete genome, chromosome 7 DNA segment GACAAGTTCACCGAATTAATGATAGATCTCGATGTGAAGCGTTCTAACGTGTTCCAAATCTCCTCAGATCAGCCACAGGACCTCCATGACTCGATCCAATGGTTGCGGACCCAATTGGACGAGAACAAAGACGTTATTTCTCCTTCTTACAGGTGAAATATCAACTAAGGTAGCGTCTTTTGCTCCCCTCTGATGCGACTAATCATATATGGCAATATATATTACGCtatattttaaaaaaaaacacccACACAGAATGTTAACGAGAATGTCTCGTTGCTACGTTCCCCACCCCACTAATCTGATTGTTTCATGCGTGTCTTTTCTCAGCCTCTATCTATCACTGATATCGATGCGTGCATGTgtatattgtatatatatatatatatattatatatataaaacgAAGATAGAAACGTTTAACTTAACCTGTTTCAAgtcaaaaacaagaagaatatgaaaaCAAGCTTTCAGAAGTGATTCAGAAGTTTTTAGAGCACTTGATAGTTTCATATTAAGCCACTAACTGGGTTATATCAGGCTTACAGCGAGCTAATAGCATTGTTACTTGCCCTCAGGAGGCTAGTTCTGCATATAATACCAGTTAATTGAGATCAAAAATAGTTAGGGAAATATGAATTCAGAACGTACTGGGTTGTTGCCAGGTGGCAATAAGACTGCCAAACGTGGTTTCAGATATGTTATCATGGGTGTGGTTATTGTTTTGGCAGGATTGATGGTTGTAGCACACAATTTCACGCTAAGAACTCATCCAGATTcgatttcaaagaagagaaacgtgatattctttgtttcGGACGGTATGGGTCCAGCGTCACTCTCAATGACTCGTTCTTGGCAACAGCATAGCCAAGGGCTTCCATTCAGTCATATGTTGAACTTGGATAAGGCATTTATCGGGTCTTCAAGAACGAGATCTTCGAGCTCCCTTATCACTGACTCAGCTGCTGGTGCAACGGCCTTTTCGTGCGCTTTGAAGTCATACAACGGGGCCATTGGTGTCGATCCAGACAAGAGACCTTGTGGTACGATACTTGAGGCGGCGAAGCTTCAAGGTTACATGACTGGTATGGTTGTGACCACCAAGATTACGGATGCAACACCAGCAGCCTTTTCTGCACATGCGGATTATAGAAGTATGGAAATGTTGATTGCGCAACAACAGCTTGGTGAGTATGAGTTGGGTAGGGTTGTGGACTTGAtcattggtggtggtagGACTTTCTTCTATCCAAGAGGCGCAACTTCCTCTCCATATGGGGTTTCTGGCTCTCGTACCGATGGTCGTGATTTGATTAAAGAGGCTATTGCCGATGGCTGGCAATACGCTGGTGATCGTAGATCATTCGATGCACTAGAACAAGGAAAGAATGTGAAATTGCCATTATTGGCCCTTTTGGCGGACTATGACATTCcatttgatattgatagATTGGATTCCGAGCATccatctttgaaagaggaaGCCATAACTGCTATTAATGCCTTGACTAAGGCGACCGAAAATTCAGACAAGGGTTTCTTCCTACTAATTGAGGGTTCTCGTATTGACCATGCGGGTCATTTGAACGATCCAGCTGCTCAGGTTCGCGAAGTTACTGCATTCGATGAAACTTTCAAGGCTGTCGTTGAATACGCTAATAACTCTGACGTTGAGACTGTGATACTTTCAACATCTGATCACGAAACAGGTGGTTTAGTGACTGCTAGACAGGTTACAGAGAACTACCCAGACTATATCTGGTATCCAGAAATCTTGAGAAAGGTACAGCATTCTTGTGAATATTTAGCTAAGAAACTGATCCAACAAAAGCAATCCGATTCAAAACATGCATTGGCCAAGttcattgaaaaggaaattgtGGAGCAAGGCTTGGGAATCGAAGACTACACAAAGGATGATATCGATGAGATTGCAAGTTTAATTGATACTCCAGGTAAGTTGATGGACAAGTTGAACAACATGGTGTCGGTTCGTGCCCAAATCGGATGGACCACTCATGGTCACAGTGCTGTTGATGTCAACATTTATGGATTCTCCAATAAAAAGGCCTCCAAGTCTGCCATTCTAGAGAACCTAGGTGGTAATCATGAGAACACCGACATTGGGCACTTCATGAAGGAGTACCTGGGTCTAGATTTGCAAAAAGTCACAGAAATGTTGGAGAACACTACACACACTCAAGACATTGTATCAGCAGCTGAACTTGACTTTGAGTATAAGCCATCCTTCTTACAAGAAATGCTAGATTAATCCGTATAGAAGAGATTTGATTAATAACCTGAATATATTGTACAGATTtttttctatatatatttgttagTGTAcgtatacatatatatatgcgtATAAGAAGTAaggtaataatataatttaTTAAATTTATTCCTCGATATGGTACACCAAGTAGTTTGGCAAACCGTGCACTGTGTATCCTAGTCTCTTGGCCATTTTAGCGAATGCTTCTGTTTCTATTAAGTGGTAGAATGGGAAGTTCGTGAACATGGCACCATCTCTGTGAACTTCTGCCTTAACTAGAGTAcaaccaccaccaacacCATCTAGTTCCATAATAGCGTTGCTTGCCCCGTTTTCGTCATAGAAATGCGCCATTAATGGTCTGTAGGTGGCGATATCAGAGTAACCTTCCACAATGATCTCGTCGTCGCCCATACTTTGTGCCAATTGTAAACCAATCTCTGATTCAGCCCAGTTATTGAAGTCGTAAGGTCTGatcttgctcttcttttcttccttatcGAAGTATCTCTGGTAGACGTTGGCAGCAAGCACCGGCTTGTTGAGGGCAGTCATGTCTTGGATCACGGTAGATGGGGTTTCAATGATATCCGCGTCCAACCATAAAACCCATGATGTGTGTGGGCCAATGGTAGAGAATAGCAACTCGTTTCTGGCAAGTGCCATTGCACCACGTCTCTCCTTCTGTACCTCAAGGGCATGTCTCTCTTTTTCACCCAGTCTATCGAAAGATTGAGAAGCCTGTCTCAAGATTGTGATCTTTGCGAATCTCTCTTCCTTTGGGCCTGTTTGCACTGCTCTGACAGCCGTTTCAAGTTTCTGTAATGCAACATCGCCAGAAGCGGTTCTTGGAATAATAAACCCAAGCTCAATTAGAGTCCGTGGATAagtcatcttcaacaaattgtCCCAGTACCCTTGGTGGAAAGTCTGCATAGGTGTCAAGATCAATACTTTTTCCTCGTTGGCAACAGCATTGCTCGTAGACTTGAGTTTATTCAAATCGTAACGTGCAATGTGGCCCTCAGGAATCATATCATCCCCCTTGTCGTTTAATAGCCACCCAGATGCCTTCTTATAAGTGTACTTTGGCATCTTGTATTTCTTCGAATATGGGAAATAAAAcgtcttttcttgttggtGTGCCCACTGGTTATTCACAATCGCATCACTAAGCCCCAAAATACTCCCCTCCTTCGAAAATAGCACCTGGTACATGCAGAAAAGCGCAAATATTGgcaaaacaacaaatagAAAGGGCGATTTCCTCACCCTGTAGGCGATCAAAGACATTCTAGCcatctctcttttttcaGGTATTTTCTGTCCTAATTCCCTCTATCTCAACCTGAAAGTCGCCAGCGTTATCTCTCTCCTCAATCTCTAGCAAGTTTGCTCCCCAGAATACCGATTTGGCCTTCTGAATCACCTCAATATCCCACCTTTCTACTCCGTTTCACTACAAACTCTGTATACAAAACTTTATTTAATCTAAAAGATCcagatttcttctttgttaaAATTTACAATGCGCCAAATTATCGTGAACTCAGGGTAACTTCGCGTTCTTTCGCTTCCTGTTCTAAACtatttgtttctgttctGTTTCCCGTTTGTTTCGCTCCTGGTTTCGTTTCCCGGTCACCAATATCGGGCATTTTTACAAATTTCTTCGGAACGAAATGTGTGTCACGTGCGTGAAATGAGATGTTTAAGTTCCGAATCTCacatctcatctcatctcatctcatcacaACTGGGCCCATGCCTTAGGAAGCGAATTATTGTTGCTTAAGAGCGGTGTTTTGGCCAGTAGATGATTGGAATCCAATCATCTGTTGGTGAATTTTGGTATTTGCCGTATGGTTTCCGCGAGCAGAGCTGTGTTTCAGCTGTTATTGGTGGCATTGGTGTGTCATTTCTGCTGGACAGTACATAAAGATGTTCAATGGCAGTTGATGGAACAGGAATGGGTTgatatgaagaagatatcgCGGTGTAAGCTGGAGTATGTGCAGAACAGATGTTCTGAGGGCCTGCGGCCTGCTCTAGTGCAAAAATGTGAGGAATGGTGGCATTGTGCTCAGCTGGACTCGCACCCGAGTGTTCACCAGATGGCCAGTTTGTATGCGACGACACTGGCGCAGACCCTTAATTCGTTTGTGCAGGCGCTTGCGTTTCGGACGAttctgttgctgttggtcCTGATATATGTGTCACGACATGTGTTGTAAGGATTGGATTGTTAttaaaagtatatatatagtaatATGCATACTTAATCCTGTTTATGTAGCGATTTTCTCCATTCCTTGAACGAATTTGATAGTACGGCTTCGCCCTCGACTATGGAGGCGTATTCTTCGTCGCCAGCCTCGATTTCCGAGAGTTTTAGGTGGTTGTTCTCGAATATTAATCTGTATGCCTTCACAGCGGTTGGGTTTTCGTTGTCCAGTGGAATGCTGCTCAATAGCCATTCGGTGAATGCGCCGTACCATTTAATGGCATCGACACAAGATGTTTGCATTTGTGggttgttgttcttgagGATAACGGGCACTTCTGCTGTGGTGAACTCCTCGACAGATCTGAGTAGGAAGTGCTCATCTCTGAAACCGTATATGATTCTGTTGATTCCAACAAGGAAACATTGTAACCAGGTCCGGAACAACTTGCGCTCAAATTTGTGCGCATCAGCCACGGTATTAACCATAGTGGTACATTTCAACTCAGCGTAGTGCTTCAAGTTATCGTCGGAATCCTCCTTGAAATCGAAGATACAATCGACTTCTGCGCCTAGAAGTATTTTACACTTCCCTATGCCAGTTCTCACAAGCGAAATGTACTGATCACCGTTGTTGATAAGTCTCTTGGGtctcttttccaaagtGGTCCTGGAAACCAACGGTAGTGGTTGTGATAGTGTTGCTAGAGTCTCAAACTTGTACCCGCTATAGTAAGCCTTTGCCTGCATCGATTCGCGGTTTTTATTAATGGAAGATGCTTCAGTTGCCGATGCATCcttcatttctttgataaatAGCTGTCCGTCAAAGGAAACAACCCGTAGGTTCACCACATTGAACTGAGGAGAGTCAAAAGCACTTGATATAAGCTTCCTCATTATCCCTCTAAATGTAATAATATCTACCTTAgtcttctttcctttcctctTCTCATACTCTATCAACGTTGAAAGTAGCCCATGAAGCGTTGTAGAATCGAAATCATCCGTATTGCACTCTTTAAACTTCTTGATACCGCTAAGCAAATCTAATCTCTTGTCTAAATCCGTATCTGGCAAATAATAGTACGCTAGTCTCGAGCTGTCGTTCACTAAAAACTCATTATCCTGTGTTCTCGAATAATGGCCTATCTCTTTTGGCTGCTTTAAAGCAGTAGCATTGCTCCTTTTTTGCACAAACAAGTTCGCCGTCAAACCCATAATGAACTTCCGGTAAGTTAAATGTATATACTGGCGCTCCTAGCCCTTATTAACAGCTCTTAATCTGCCCTCTTTTCATCGTTTTCTGTATATTTACTTGGTGATGAGCTTGtcaagctttgaaaaatttcaatattgacATCTCTAAATAATGTACTATGCTTTTAAAGGTCGTTTAATAAAACGACTGTTTTCGAAATCAGTAATTGCGGAAGGAAATTCCGCTCCACTCAATTAGAGGTTAAACTGGTTGCTATTTAAATGAGTCACAGGTTCGTCAATGGAAAGATATATGATAAAAATGTTATAGAAGAACTTGGCTTTACTGAGCTAATAGTATGTATTCATATATTGTTGCTAAACTAGTCATAAGCACtagaaataataattataacAATACAGATTGAAAGGATATATTACTTGGATATATTAAAAGGGAATGGGAAGGTCGCATTATTTATACTTCACGGGACATCTTTTGACGtagctgttgctgttgttgagtTGCGCTACGAGCAGAAGAAACGCTGTACAAGGCAGTGGCTTCGCCAGTGACACCTACATGGGTTAGGGCTTGCTCTTCGACTTCGTAGTCTAGAGCATTCATACGTTCTTCGTCCTTATTGTAGTGTTGGAAACAGCCCCAGAATGCACAACCGGCGAGGAAACATGCGACAGCTAAACCGGAGAAAGTCCAGACATATTTAGGGTCTTCGGAGGTTGGAGACATGGCAATACCAATGGCTGAACCAAAGGCATTTGTCACCAAGAAAATGGACATGATGAAGGCCTTCATGGAAGCTGGAGCCTTGGAGTAGGCATATTCCAAACCGGTAATGGATGCGAAGATTTCGGATAAACCGATTAGCACGTATGCAGGAACTTGCCATCCGATGTGCACTCTGTTTGGAGTGTTCTTGAATTCTGGGCTACATTTTAGAGGGTGGTCGTAACATGGACCAGCTTTGTAGATGAAATGTTGCAAAACAGCAGCGTAAACCATGGAAGCAGCACCGAAGGTGAAACCCCAGAAGATCTTGGTGACAGGTCTGAATGGAGTGAAGCGTCTGATGAAAGGATAAACTAAGTGTTCCATAATTGGAATAAACacaatcaaagaaatagagTTGATGGCTTGCAAGAAATCGTTAGGCAAACCGTGCAATTCCATGGTACCAGCCTGGGTAACAAAGTTGTTTAACATTTGACCGTAAACTAACCAGTAGATAGGgtaaaacacaaacactTTGCAGGCCTTGAAAGCTCTTCTGATTTCATCGACAAACAAATCATTCCATGGGTATTCCTTCTCTGGATTTAGAGATGGAACAGCTCTATTCAAGTTGAAACCGTTACGCAAAGCAATGAAACAAACTCTGAAACTCTTGGCGATAACGTTATCACCAATTGGCTTCTTAACATATTTGTTCTTACCGAACACAAGAACGACAATACcgatccagaagaaacagaatgTGAGCAAGTAAGCAGCCCAGAAACCATACTCGGCTTCCAAGTGGGTAGTAGCCATGACAGATAGGGAACCAATGTTAATCATTAAGTAGAAGAACATGAAGACGTTTTGCATGGTAACGTTTGGATCTTCGATGACCTTGGTACcgttcttcaaaaccttAATTCTTGGCTTGGTCTTTGGAATTTGGTCGGCAATCAAGACCGACAAGTTAGACTTGATGAAACCGGTAGCAATACCAATCAAGATCAAGGAAAGGATATAACCACCTAGAGAAGAATTTCTGTGGTTGATGCTTGGAATCGAAGTCATGAATAACAAGAAAATACCAACCAAGTAAATACCGGCACCAACGCAAATCGTTTTGTACTTACCCCAGAAAGTATCAGACAAGTAACCACCTAGCAATGGAGTTAGATAACACCAGAACTGGAAGAAGTAAGATAGAGCAGTAGCACCTTGTGACTTCAATTGCAAAACACCCTTTGGAGTGTCATGAGGACCGTTTTGCATATAGTTTTGGAATGGAGCAGACAAACCATAGTAGGAGAATCTTTCAGCCAATTCAACAATAGCGATTAACCAACAAGTAAATGGAATCTTTTCAGCAACATGTACTAAAGTTTgcatttcttcttcagttgGTTCTCTTCCGTTGTCATCAATGTCACCACCGATGAAATCGATTTTGTCGGAGGCTTCATTGTGGTCTGAAACGTAGACTTCTAAGTCCCTGTTTTCGAACTTTTCGTCAAGTTTCTTGGATTCATTCAAATCCTCTCTCGAGCTAGAGTCGTTATTGGAAGATGCAGTGGTATCGTTATTAGCCACCTTGCTTGTAACTTCCGTCTCGTCCTTATGCGACAAAGCACCAGAAGCAGacatattgaaatgaaatataacGTTAGGGCGAATTCAAGTGCCTGATGTCGTTAGCGAAACGTTCTCAAGTACAATAATGAACAATATAAACTACAACCACTTGTCACATCTCATAAAGATCCAAGAAATCGACATTTGATCTGCTACCACCAAACCATCCACTATTTATACGCTACAGTTGTATCATCAGAAGTGAATAAATTGAGAATGGGAGTGAGGGTAGTAAATTAGCTATTGGATTATCAGGGCTCCACCTCCAATCCCAGCCCGTATCCGACACCGCTCAATTCTTTGCCCATtatcaaataataattttaCCAGATAAAAACCCATAATTGCAAATGTCCAGCTAACAAACCAACCAACCTCGATCTCATTCACCCTTCCATCTCCACTAAAACGAACGTATAAAATCGCTGGTACTGCAAACCTGTGTGCGTGGAAGAGAGGACACGCCGGTCTCAGTGACCGACCGGCAAGCGAAAACAGCAAAAACCCTACCAGCAAGAAAAACACCACATCACATCTCCCAACACTAACAGCAAAGACATAGCCTCGTACTCTTTCTGGACCCTTATCTGACTTTTTTCGAAAGATCGGGGTACTGTGTGAGTCTAGACTACCGTCAGCCGcatctctctctctctccctctctctctctcacCCACCGTCTAGACCAGTCTTCCCGCTTATCAGTGCAAAGTCATAAAATAAAGCCTTACATCAGAACCCTGAATCGACATTGGGCCCTTTCGGTATCTCTTCTAATCTCTCATTTATTATAACCATTCAACGGCTTCTACTGCATCTGACACAATCATTCCACAGAAACATCCCTACCCTCATCCGCAACAAACTCGAATGGCATCTTCGCAATCAAAGAAAGGGTCCATTATAATGATGCTCTGACTTTACCTCCTCCAAAACCTGACACGATCTAGAAGACGCACAGCACAAGCACAGCATAAACCGGAAATGCCGTATGTGCCATAAATGCTATAGAGATATCTGTCAAAACTGCAACTGTGACACAAAATCGAAGCCAAATCTCGAATccgaaaaggaaaacacACCCAATTAGTACCCCAATAGCGACACCATCCCCCACGATGTCAAGCGGGTTGTGTGCTTGTGTGCGCTTGCTTacaccaaaaagaaacccAAACCCAAACCCAAAACCCTGTCATCTATGCCTCTCGAAGGGTCCACCAAACTTAAACATGCGTTTCTGTGGTAATTCTTTATTTACcgttttggtttctttttttgcttcGACAAGGCAAATCGAGGCTATGTTGCAGCAGAGCGAGCAATACAAGCCACAGTGCATACACAGGGTAGTAGACGGCTGGGGTAAAGGGGATTGATTGAGTGGGTGATTGTGTTATTGATTGATTTGTGTGTCGGGATTCTACAGAATGACATATTACTGTTCCTGGAGATTTTGACACATTCAGATATGAGTATATTGTTAGGGTTAGTTGAAGTTGAGGAGGGCCGGCTGAATACTTAATGACCTTGAAATGAATGAATCAAAAAACAGTACTAAGTCATTTCGTATTGGAATGATTGTATCTATTTGATTATTACAGAAGTGAATTAAAGAACTTGAGGGCGGTGCGTATTTATGCGGCCTGTGATATATTCTGACGCAATTCttgctgctgtttctgAGTGACGCTACGAGCGGAGGAGATGCTGTACAATGCAGTGGCTTCACCAGTGACGCCTACATTGGATAGGGCTTGCTCTTCGACGACATAGTCTAGGGCGTTCATACTTTCTTCGTCCTTGTTGTAGTGTTGGAAACAGACCCAGAACGCACAACCGGCGAGGAAACATGCGACGGCCAAACCGGAGAAAGTCCAGACATATTTAGGGTCCTTAGAGGTTGGGGACATGGCAATACCAATGGCTGAACCGACAGCGTTTGTCACCAAGAAGATGGACATGATAAAGGCCTTCATGGAAGCTGGGGCCTTGGAGTAGGCATATTCCAAACCGGTGATGGATGCAAAGATTTCTGATAGAGCGATGAGCACGTATGCAGGAACTTGCCATCCGATGTGCACTCTGTTTGGAGTGTTCTTGTACTGTGGACCACAATTTAGAGGGTGGTCGTAACATGGGCCGGCTTTGTAGATGAAATGTTGCAAAACAGCGGCGTAAACCATGGAAGCAGCACCAAAGAGGAAACCCCAGAAGATCTTGGTGACAGGTCTGAATGGAGTAAAACGTCTGATGAAAGGATAAGCCAAGTGTTCCATGATTGGAATGAAGACAATCAATGCGATAGAATCGATGGCTTGCAAGAAATCGTTAGGCAAACCGTGCAATTCCATGGTACCAGCCTGGGTGACAAAGTTGTTTAGCATTTGGCCGTAAACTAACCAGTAGATAGGgtaaaacacaaacactTTGCAGGCCTTGAAAGCTCTTCTGATTTCGTCAACGAACACATCGTTCCATGGGTATTCCTTCTCTGGATTTAGAGATGGAACAGCTCTGTTCAAGTTGAAACCGTTACACAAAGCGATGAAACAAACTCTGAAACTCTTAGCAATGACATGGTCACCGAGAGGCTTCTTGACGTACTTGTTCTTACCGTACACAAGCACTATAATGGCaatccagaagaagcagaatGTGAGCAAGTAAGCAGCCCAGAATCCGTACTTGGATTCTAAGTGGGTAGTGGCCATAACAGACAAAGAACCAATGTTAATCATTAAGTAGAAGAACATGAAGACGTTTTGCATGGTGACATTTGGGTCTTCGATGACCTTGGTACcgttcttcaaaaccttGATTCTTGGCTTGGTCTTTGGAATTTGATCAGCAATCAAGACCGACAAGTTGGACTTGATGAAACCGGTAGCAATACCAATCAAGATCAAGGAAACAATATAACCACCTAGAGAAGAATTTCTGTGGTTGATGCTTGGGATAGAGGTTATGAATAAGATGAAAATACCTGCCACATAAATAAAAGCACCAACGAAGATGGTGTTATACTTACCCCAGTAAGTATCGGATAGGAAACCACCTAGCAATGGGGCCAAGTAACACCAGAACTGGAAGAAATACGAAAGAGCAGTAGCACCTTGAGATTTCAATTCCAAAACACCCTTTGGGGTATCATGAGGACCGTTTTGCATATAGTTTTGGAATGGAGCAGACAAACCATAGTAGGAGAATCTTTCTGCCAATTCGACAATAGCGATTAACCAACAGGTGAATGGGATTCTTTCTGAGACGTGCAACAATGTTTgcatttcttcttcggttGGTTCCCTACCATTATCGTCGACTTCTCCATCGATAAAGTCGATCTTTTCAGAGGTCTCATTGTGTTCAGAAACATAAATCTCATGGGTCTTGTCCTCGTCGAACTTCTTGGCATCTTTCAAGTCTTCTCTCGAACTCAATTCGCTGTTAGATGAAGCACTATTGTTGTTAGCCATCTTGCTTGTGATTTCTGTCTCGTCCTTTAACGACAAGGCACCAGAAGCAGacatattgaaatgaaatataagGTAAGGTTAGATCAATATTGTGGAATCTATTGTGGTTTTAGAGTGAAAGACTACTTACTCTGAATACTTTCTAAAACGATATTGACCGAATAACTGACCAAGACTATTTATTCCAAGACTAACCTCATCTTATACAAAAGGAAACAGCGACACAGATTTTGCAACCACCAAAAGCGCTAATACCAATAGGCTGGGAAATATGCATCGTTGACTGGAATCTAAGAGAGAGCGAAGTCAATTATGTGGACCGGACCTCACCTGTCCTTCTCAAGTCACTATCTGATACCATTCATTTAATTACCGTTTATCAGACATTTTTCATTAGATAAAATGTGCGTAATACTACTGCTGCTACTATTGTTGCTACTATTGttgctactactactgaTACTACTACACATGATTACAATTATCCAGCAAACAACTTCCCGTTTCCTTCGCCGTATCAGTAAAACCAACTAATAAAATCGCTGATACTACACgtatatgtgtgtgtgggtggatggatggatggaaACCAAACAAGCCAGCAGCTGACGTTGACCTGCCAAGTGTCGAGACCGACCTGGCAGGAACAGGAACACGCACCCCTTCAACAGAAACCACCACACAACAAAGACCATTTCGTATCTATCAATCATACACAGATATTATACACAGCTAGCTGCAGCAAAACTTGGCTTCACTACATTCACTACAGCTACTGGAATTCTTGCTGGGATTCGCCCCTATCTGAGTTTCTGAAGGGATCTAgattattactactactactactactacccCTCTCATCCACCCGTCGTCCAACATCAAACATGAATAGTCTGTCCAGTCTACCTTAGCACGGTCCAAGACTTCACGCCTTATCAGCTGAAAAGTCAACGAGACAAGCGATAGATACcctaaaaaaataaaaccgTTCACCTAAAACCCAAAACACATTTTTGGCCCACTTTAGGTCACTTTAGGTCCACTTTCGGCCGTTGTGTGAATCTTTTTCTCCTAATCTCTCATCTATCACAACCTATTTACGGCCTTGACATCATCTGACACAATAATGCCATAGAAACCCCGTACTTTTCCCGGTGTCAGCTGGAATGGCAACTttgcaacaacaaaggGCAGGGTCTGTGCTACACACTTGCGCT contains these protein-coding regions:
- the BRR6 gene encoding Brr6p, with product MVSASRAVFQLLLVALVCHFCWTVHKDVQWQLMEQEWVDMKKISRCKLEYVQNRCSEGLRPALVQKCEEWWHCAQLDSHPSVHQMASLYATTLAQTLNSFVQALAFRTILLLLVLIYVSRHVL
- the PTR2 gene encoding peptide transporter PTR2, giving the protein MSASGALSHKDETEVTSKVANNDTTASSNNDSSSREDLNESKKLDEKFENRDLEVYVSDHNEASDKIDFIGGDIDDNGREPTEEEMQTLVHVAEKIPFTCWLIAIVELAERFSYYGLSAPFQNYMQNGPHDTPKGVLQLKSQGATALSYFFQFWCYLTPLLGGYLSDTFWGKYKTICVGAGIYLVGIFLLFMTSIPSINHRNSSLGGYILSLILIGIATGFIKSNLSVLIADQIPKTKPRIKVLKNGTKVIEDPNVTMQNVFMFFYLMINIGSLSVMATTHLEAEYGFWAAYLLTFCFFWIGIVVLVFGKNKYVKKPIGDNVIAKSFRVCFIALRNGFNLNRAVPSLNPEKEYPWNDLFVDEIRRAFKACKVFVFYPIYWLVYGQMLNNFVTQAGTMELHGLPNDFLQAINSISLIVFIPIMEHLVYPFIRRFTPFRPVTKIFWGFTFGAASMVYAAVLQHFIYKAGPCYDHPLKCSPEFKNTPNRVHIGWQVPAYVLIGLSEIFASITGLEYAYSKAPASMKAFIMSIFLVTNAFGSAIGIAMSPTSEDPKYVWTFSGLAVACFLAGCAFWGCFQHYNKDEERMNALDYEVEEQALTHVGVTGEATALYSVSSARSATQQQQQLRQKMSREV
- the PHO8 gene encoding alkaline phosphatase PHO8, with protein sequence MNSERTGLLPGGNKTAKRGFRYVIMGVVIVLAGLMVVAHNFTLRTHPDSISKKRNVIFFVSDGMGPASLSMTRSWQQHSQGLPFSHMLNLDKAFIGSSRTRSSSSLITDSAAGATAFSCALKSYNGAIGVDPDKRPCGTILEAAKLQGYMTGMVVTTKITDATPAAFSAHADYRSMEMLIAQQQLGEYELGRVVDLIIGGGRTFFYPRGATSSPYGVSGSRTDGRDLIKEAIADGWQYAGDRRSFDALEQGKNVKLPLLALLADYDIPFDIDRLDSEHPSLKEEAITAINALTKATENSDKGFFLLIEGSRIDHAGHLNDPAAQVREVTAFDETFKAVVEYANNSDVETVILSTSDHETGGLVTARQVTENYPDYIWYPEILRKVQHSCEYLAKKLIQQKQSDSKHALAKFIEKEIVEQGLGIEDYTKDDIDEIASLIDTPGKLMDKLNNMVSVRAQIGWTTHGHSAVDVNIYGFSNKKASKSAILENLGGNHENTDIGHFMKEYLGLDLQKVTEMLENTTHTQDIVSAAELDFEYKPSFLQEMLD
- the PTR2 gene encoding peptide transporter PTR2 gives rise to the protein MSASGALSLKDETEITSKMANNNSASSNSELSSREDLKDAKKFDEDKTHEIYVSEHNETSEKIDFIDGEVDDNGREPTEEEMQTLLHVSERIPFTCWLIAIVELAERFSYYGLSAPFQNYMQNGPHDTPKGVLELKSQGATALSYFFQFWCYLAPLLGGFLSDTYWGKYNTIFVGAFIYVAGIFILFITSIPSINHRNSSLGGYIVSLILIGIATGFIKSNLSVLIADQIPKTKPRIKVLKNGTKVIEDPNVTMQNVFMFFYLMINIGSLSVMATTHLESKYGFWAAYLLTFCFFWIAIIVLVYGKNKYVKKPLGDHVIAKSFRVCFIALCNGFNLNRAVPSLNPEKEYPWNDVFVDEIRRAFKACKVFVFYPIYWLVYGQMLNNFVTQAGTMELHGLPNDFLQAIDSIALIVFIPIMEHLAYPFIRRFTPFRPVTKIFWGFLFGAASMVYAAVLQHFIYKAGPCYDHPLNCGPQYKNTPNRVHIGWQVPAYVLIALSEIFASITGLEYAYSKAPASMKAFIMSIFLVTNAVGSAIGIAMSPTSKDPKYVWTFSGLAVACFLAGCAFWVCFQHYNKDEESMNALDYVVEEQALSNVGVTGEATALYSISSARSVTQKQQQELRQNISQAA
- the MNN9 gene encoding mannosyltransferase complex subunit MNN9 translates to MARMSLIAYRVRKSPFLFVVLPIFALFCMYQVLFSKEGSILGLSDAIVNNQWAHQQEKTFYFPYSKKYKMPKYTYKKASGWLLNDKGDDMIPEGHIARYDLNKLKSTSNAVANEEKVLILTPMQTFHQGYWDNLLKMTYPRTLIELGFIIPRTASGDVALQKLETAVRAVQTGPKEERFAKITILRQASQSFDRLGEKERHALEVQKERRGAMALARNELLFSTIGPHTSWVLWLDADIIETPSTVIQDMTALNKPVLAANVYQRYFDKEEKKSKIRPYDFNNWAESEIGLQLAQSMGDDEIIVEGYSDIATYRPLMAHFYDENGASNAIMELDGVGGGCTLVKAEVHRDGAMFTNFPFYHLIETEAFAKMAKRLGYTVHGLPNYLVYHIEE
- the RAI1 gene encoding decapping nuclease; translation: MGLTANLFVQKRSNATALKQPKEIGHYSRTQDNEFLVNDSSRLAYYYLPDTDLDKRLDLLSGIKKFKECNTDDFDSTTLHGLLSTLIEYEKRKGKKTKVDIITFRGIMRKLISSAFDSPQFNVVNLRVVSFDGQLFIKEMKDASATEASSINKNRESMQAKAYYSGYKFETLATLSQPLPLVSRTTLEKRPKRLINNGDQYISLVRTGIGKCKILLGAEVDCIFDFKEDSDDNLKHYAELKCTTMVNTVADAHKFERKLFRTWLQCFLVGINRIIYGFRDEHFLLRSVEEFTTAEVPVILKNNNPQMQTSCVDAIKWYGAFTEWLLSSIPLDNENPTAVKAYRLIFENNHLKLSEIEAGDEEYASIVEGEAVLSNSFKEWRKSLHKQD